Genomic segment of Porites lutea chromosome 13, jaPorLute2.1, whole genome shotgun sequence:
aatttttaaaatgttttaacatACAAGAATCACTTTGCTTAATGTTCAAGCAAATTTAGTAGTTTCTAGAGAATTACTCATTACCCTCTTTGCAAGTTCCATGAAAAGTTCATTATTTCATTGGTGGTAAAAAAGGACCAGAAATTTAGTAAGTTATCCTGCATGACCTGTCCCAGCAAGTTGACATATTgtagggctgtcattaagaggcgggggctggggattttccccggTTACTACAAATGTGGCCCAAGGCTACTTTCATCGGAAAATAGCAATCTTAGTGATATCACTGATATGGTCAGATCTTAACTGCCACAAGATGTTGAATTTTCAACATCTTGTGTACAGCTTCTTGAATTTCAACACCTTGGTTGAAAGATTTTCAAAATTGGAGATCTTTCCTGAAAGATATTGAGAATTCAAGAACCCACCATTTACATGCTTCAGGAAATCCCTGTGGGTAACTCAACACAGCTAACTCACTGCCTTGTGAACAAAAGTGTTGCAAAATTGCTTGTGGTTGTGCCTAATCATATATGAAAGCATGACCATCATCATAAAAAACCTGGCCTTTGATTATACTGATAACAGAAATGTGACTTAAACCTAGAACagtgatattaatattataattataaacatATCTCCTTGCATGTAGAGATATCCTGAAATTAAAAAGTTTCTTTCTCACTAGGTTTGTTGATGGTGTTGATCTTAACTGTGGCTGTCCCCAGAGGTGAATTTTTTAGACAGACATGAGTCAAATTATTATATTACTTTCGTTTTTATTAGTTGTACTATTGTTGCCTTTACAAGGCCTCCTTAATTTGTACTTTCTGTATTTGTCAGTCATGTTGTTACCTCTGCGTTCTGCGTCCCTAACCCATAAAAATCGCTAAGGacgcaataataataataatattcatgaaatGCGTCCCTAGGAAACGAGGAACAATCAatcaatttgaagattttttggtagaatatcctgttcgtgggatttctgtggctgttgtttaaagatgcatATTTATCTTGTGCTTTAAATATGTAGAAGGacactattttaatttttgtaaactgCAATCAAGAGTTTTAGGTCAggttaactgtctggttacataaaggccctaGAATTTCAATTCAGGACTCCTTGTtgtttgaactgggactcattggttatggacagcgactcatgatttttcacatgATGAGTCATAGGACTatccataactatttgtaacaaaatcactgcttgTACTTTTTAGGTGGGCCATGCAAGAGGGTTATGGTGCAAAGTTAATCAGCAGCCCAGAATTAATTCAGGACATTGTGAAGCAGTCTGTTTCAAGAGTTCCGGGACTTCCTGTATCCATCAAGATCAGAATTCATGACAATATAAAGTAAAGCAATCAATAATTATGCTTTCTTATAGCTTTTTGGGTGTGCAAAAAGTCTTTTTCTTACTTATCATAATAACAAAAGTGGGAAGTGTCTGCAAGATTTGAATTAACTGTTCATTCaatgttctttttcttctctgttTCCATTTATTTGACAAACCTATGTTACTAAGCACATCCTTAAAGCTTGTATTTAAGTTtacaaaatgtaattttccattTTGATTATTATAGAAAAACCATACAGCTCTGTAGACAGGCTGAAATGGCTGGTGTTTCATGGATAACAGTTCATGGAAGGACAGTAAGACAAAGAGGTGAACCAGCAAACTGGGATGCTATCAAATTGGTATTGAATAGTGACTTCTATTTAAAAAATGTTGATCCCTTTGATTTTAAGTGGTCACAGGCTTTTTTGCCAAATATACATCCAATTatgtttgttattattaatacttGTCATCCGGCGATTGTATTTTATCTGTTCATGATTACAGACTCGCGTAGACTCATGATTCAGTAATACCACAGTCATTTATAACAATATGTTGTCTCATAATTCAGATCAAAGAGAGTCTGTCCATCCCTGTGGTTGCCAATGGTGATATCAAGTCTGATTCTGATGTCAAAAATGTTCATGCAAAAACTGGTGTCAAAGGTACCTTGTAATACTACACTTAATTTTGAAAACTACTAGTTTTCCGTAGTGGACAGTGTTCTAGCCCTTTATCCTGATGAAGGACTAGCCCTGAAATGTCAGCCTCTCATTCCCCCTACAGTGGCTAATCTAGCTAAAAGCAACACAATTTATAAAACCAAACTTTCGAATATCACTCCCCCACTGATGCAACACCACAGTTTCTTTAGAAGTTAATTCCTTATTTGACCATCAGTGACAGGCAAGTTAGGGTGTGAATACCGTAACTACTAAATTTTGTTAACTTTAGGTGTAATGGCTGCAAGAGGTATTCTAAACAATCCAGCTATGTATGCAGGATATGGTGTGACTCCTCTTGAGTGTGTGGCAGACTGGGTATGTCTATTATAGACTGAGGTATAGTGTTGTTGAACAGTTAAACATAGATGTtgtctttttctattttattattatctcATATAACAAAAAGTGCAGTGGAAAAGTTATTGCCTTTGGGATTATCAATTGATACTTTTCCCCCAAATAATGGCTGACCATCTCTCGTACATTGTAGTTGTCCTCATAGGATACAAAGAAAGTTGTGATAGTTTTTGAATTCTTAGTTGCATTTTCTTTACTTTGATTTTTACAGATTAATATTGCCCTCTCTCTTGGCACTCCCTTCACCAACTTTCATCATCATTTAATGTACATGCTAGAGAAAGTAACCAGTAAAGCAGGTATGTTCTTAGATATTGAGATACCTCTCCAAAAAACCACTTGACTCTAATGATTTTCCCGTGCTCTAACTATTCAGGCCCAGTTTAGTGAAATCTGATAGTACTGAATAAAGGCGGCTTAATTTTAACAGTAAAACACCTTTACAAATACACGAATCGATTTATGCAACACAAACACTGAGCAATGATTTTTCTGAAGATGAGATCAGCAACCCCTCTTCTtttcaatatattaaaattaataaggGGCACTCACCCTTTTCTGTAAGAATTATCTGTTCATTCTCTTGTAGTAAAAGGATTTGCACAATGTCATTAGTTGTGCAGCCTTCAACTGTAAAAGTTAGgcgtgaaaaataaaattgaaaattttaatttttgcactACCTTTGGCCTTTGATTGATAAGCAATGAGTACCGTATATATCTTTACAGAAAGAAGGGTATTCAGTGAACTCAAAAGCACTGCAGCAGTGTTGGATCACCTCAGAGAATACTACAGCATTGATAACAGAGATGTTACTGAAGGAAGCGAAGTTGGCCTAGAATAGTTTTTGCTGGCATACACAGTTTGCAGGCCTGTAGAACAGGCAAAAAACCCTGCCCTGGTGTAGCTCCAGGAGAGGAACTGCGAGTCACATCATACCAGCCAGCAAGTCAAGACAATGATCGCGGTTGAAGACATTCAAGACTGCAAGTTACAACAAGTAGAGAGTAATACCATTTACACTAAGAGAGCAAACAGTGTGACATGGTTTTAAGAAGAATATGACTGACAGTCGCAGAAAGTAGTATCAAGGACGTGaaaaactagcctgcgtagcaagcgtttccaatcgagttattgcgcgaaaggtagagcggaagcaaaaaaaaggttgaagggggagggggaggttccttctttcccctccgCCTCCCCCGTCATTTTCAtacttttttttgctcttgcctcagctttctagacgaacctcgcgaggaaacgcttgctacgcaggctaatgaaaaacaagagaaaggTGTCAGTACAACAATGGAATTGTTGAAGTATAGCTGCGTTTCTTTCGCCTTCACTATCCTTCATTAACTACTAACCGAGCAACACAAGGATAACTAATACAGTAAGGAATAGAATTTGCGTTGTTTTGGTGCTCATAACTGtagcttgtgacgtcattgtctTCCCATTCCAAATGGATACATTCACTATCCGTGCATACCATTAAAACAACTA
This window contains:
- the LOC140922634 gene encoding tRNA-dihydrouridine(20a/20b) synthase [NAD(P)+]-like isoform X3 codes for the protein MADTREGEDFLTPLELFEKKEVVRICAPMVRYSKLPFRTLVRRYGCDLAFTPMIISDSFVKSIKARDMEFTTNSGDRPLVAQFAASNAKDFADAAEIVAPFVDGVDLNCGCPQRWAMQEGYGAKLISSPELIQDIVKQSVSRVPGLPVSIKIRIHDNIKKTIQLCRQAEMAGVSWITVHGRTVRQRGEPANWDAIKLIKESLSIPVVANGDIKSDSDVKNVHAKTGVKGVMAARGILNNPAMYAGYGVTPLECVADWVCLL
- the LOC140922634 gene encoding tRNA-dihydrouridine(20a/20b) synthase [NAD(P)+]-like isoform X1 is translated as MADTREGEDFLTPLELFEKKEVVRICAPMVRYSKLPFRTLVRRYGCDLAFTPMIISDSFVKSIKARDMEFTTNSGDRPLVAQFAASNAKDFADAAEIVAPFVDGVDLNCGCPQRWAMQEGYGAKLISSPELIQDIVKQSVSRVPGLPVSIKIRIHDNIKKTIQLCRQAEMAGVSWITVHGRTVRQRGEPANWDAIKLIKESLSIPVVANGDIKSDSDVKNVHAKTGVKGVMAARGILNNPAMYAGYGVTPLECVADWINIALSLGTPFTNFHHHLMYMLEKVTSKAERRVFSELKSTAAVLDHLREYYSIDNRDVTEGSEVGLE
- the LOC140922634 gene encoding tRNA-dihydrouridine(20a/20b) synthase [NAD(P)+]-like isoform X2 translates to MADTREGEDFLTPLELFEKKEVVRICAPMVRYSKYGCDLAFTPMIISDSFVKSIKARDMEFTTNSGDRPLVAQFAASNAKDFADAAEIVAPFVDGVDLNCGCPQRWAMQEGYGAKLISSPELIQDIVKQSVSRVPGLPVSIKIRIHDNIKKTIQLCRQAEMAGVSWITVHGRTVRQRGEPANWDAIKLIKESLSIPVVANGDIKSDSDVKNVHAKTGVKGVMAARGILNNPAMYAGYGVTPLECVADWINIALSLGTPFTNFHHHLMYMLEKVTSKAERRVFSELKSTAAVLDHLREYYSIDNRDVTEGSEVGLE